A portion of the Citrobacter rodentium NBRC 105723 = DSM 16636 genome contains these proteins:
- the escN gene encoding type III secretion system LEE ATPase EscN produces MISEHNSMLERYPRIQKVINSTLPALLFNSSTKYEGKITNIGGTIIKARLPNARIGAFYKIEPGQRLAEVIAINGDEVFLLPFEHVSGMYCGQWLSYQGEEFKIRVGDELLGRLVDGIGRPMGSNIATLYLPFKRSLYAEPPDPLLRQVIDQPFTLGVRAIDGLLTCGIGQRIGIFAGSGVGKSTLLGMICNGASADIIVLALIGERGREVNEFLALLPQSTLSKCVLVVTTSDRPALERMKAAFTATTIAEYFRDQGKNVLLMMDSVTRYARAARDVGLASGEPDVRGGFPPSVFSSLPKLLERAGPAPKGSITAIYTVLLESDNVNDPIGDEVRSILDGHIVLTRELAEENHFPAIDIGLSASRVMHNVVKSEHLRAAAECKKLIATYKNIELLIRIGEYTMGQDPEADKAIKNRKAIQSFLQQSTKDISSYEKTIENLFKVVA; encoded by the coding sequence ATGATTTCAGAGCATAATTCTATGTTGGAAAGATACCCACGTATCCAGAAAGTGATCAATAGCACCTTGCCGGCATTATTATTCAATTCATCCACAAAGTATGAAGGCAAGATTACTAATATTGGCGGGACGATTATCAAGGCTCGTTTACCAAATGCCCGTATTGGCGCCTTTTATAAGATAGAACCCGGTCAACGTTTAGCTGAGGTGATTGCTATTAATGGGGATGAGGTTTTCTTGCTACCTTTTGAGCATGTTTCTGGCATGTATTGTGGGCAGTGGCTAAGTTATCAGGGAGAAGAGTTCAAGATTCGTGTTGGTGATGAACTGCTTGGGCGACTTGTTGATGGCATAGGCAGGCCAATGGGGAGCAATATTGCTACGCTTTATCTTCCGTTTAAACGCAGCCTGTATGCGGAACCACCAGATCCTTTATTAAGGCAGGTTATTGATCAGCCATTTACGCTTGGGGTTAGGGCAATTGATGGTTTGCTTACTTGCGGTATTGGGCAGCGCATCGGTATTTTCGCTGGTTCCGGCGTTGGTAAAAGTACGCTTCTGGGGATGATTTGTAATGGCGCATCAGCGGATATTATTGTCCTTGCCCTTATCGGTGAGCGTGGTCGTGAAGTAAATGAATTTCTTGCGCTTTTACCCCAATCTACGCTTTCTAAATGCGTACTGGTTGTTACAACTTCAGACCGTCCTGCTCTGGAAAGAATGAAAGCCGCATTTACGGCGACAACCATTGCTGAGTATTTCCGGGATCAGGGGAAAAATGTATTATTAATGATGGACTCCGTAACTCGTTATGCCCGAGCAGCACGTGATGTTGGGCTTGCATCGGGGGAACCGGATGTAAGGGGAGGATTCCCCCCGAGTGTTTTTTCTTCGTTACCCAAATTATTAGAGCGTGCGGGCCCTGCGCCAAAAGGGTCAATAACTGCGATTTATACGGTGCTTTTAGAAAGCGACAATGTTAATGATCCTATTGGTGATGAAGTTCGCTCTATTCTTGATGGGCATATAGTGCTTACACGAGAACTTGCAGAGGAAAACCATTTTCCTGCAATTGATATTGGTTTAAGTGCTAGTCGTGTTATGCATAACGTTGTTAAATCGGAACATTTACGTGCGGCGGCAGAATGCAAAAAGCTTATTGCAACCTATAAAAATATTGAGCTGCTTATTCGTATTGGTGAGTACACGATGGGGCAAGATCCTGAAGCGGATAAGGCTATAAAAAATAGAAAAGCAATCCAGAGTTTTTTACAGCAAAGTACTAAAGATATCAGTAGTTATGAAAAAACGATTGAAAATCTATTCAAAGTGGTTGCCTGA
- the eae gene encoding intimin — protein MIIHGFCTGTRHKHKLRKTFIMLGAGLGLFFSVNQNSFANGENYFKLRADSKLINNNIAQDRLFYTLKTGESVAQLSKSQGISVPVIWSLNKHLYSSESEMMKASPGQQIILPLKKLSAEYSTLPILGTAPVVAAADVAGHTKKMSQDTTKSNTSDDKALNYAAQQAASLGSQLQSRSLNGDYAKDTALSMAGNQASSQMQAWLQHYGTAEVNLQSGNNFDGSSLDFLLPFYDTENMLAFGQVGARYIDSRFTANLGAGQRFFLPENMLGYNVFIDQDFSGNNTRLGIGGEYWRDYFKSSVNGYFRMSGWHESYNKKDYDERPANGFDIRFNGYLPSYPALGGKLMYEQYYGDNVALFNADKLYSNPGAVTVGVNYTPIPLVTMGIDYRHGTGNENDLLYSMQFHYQFDKPWSQQIEPQYVNELRTLSGSRYDLVQRNNNIILDYKKQDILSMNIPHNINGTEHSTHKIQLIVKSKYGLERIVWDDSTLRTQGGQIQHSGSQSAQDYQAILPAYVQGGSNVYKVTARAYDRNGNSSNNVQLTITVLSNGQVVDKVGITNFTADKTSAKADNADTITYTATVKKNGVAQANVPVSFNIVSGTATLSAKSANTNSSGKATVTLKSDKPGQVVVSAKTAEMTSALNANAVIFVDQTKASITEIKVDKTIATADNKDTIEYTVKVMKGGNPISGQKVTFSKDFGTLNKTEATTDQNGYATVKLSSGTPGKAIVSAKVSEVNTEVKAATVEFFAPLSIDGNKVTVIGTGVTGSLPKNWLQYGQVKLQATGGNGKYTWKSSNTKIASVDNSGVITLNEKGSATITVVSGDNQSATYTINTPDNIIIAVDKINRMAYSEAESRCQAISSNLAQSKSVLENIYSKWGAANKYPYYSSSNSLTAWIKQSTSDSASGVSNTYDLVTTNSLTNVKATDKNAFAVCVK, from the coding sequence ATGATTATTCATGGTTTTTGCACCGGGACCCGGCACAAGCATAAGTTAAGAAAAACATTTATTATGCTTGGTGCTGGTTTAGGATTGTTTTTTTCTGTTAACCAGAACTCATTTGCAAATGGTGAAAATTACTTTAAGTTAAGAGCCGATTCTAAACTAATAAATAATAATATTGCTCAGGATCGTCTTTTTTATACCTTGAAAACGGGTGAAAGCGTTGCTCAGCTTTCTAAATCACAAGGGATCAGCGTGCCGGTTATTTGGTCGCTGAATAAGCATTTATATAGCTCTGAAAGTGAAATGATGAAGGCTAGTCCTGGTCAGCAGATCATTTTACCGCTCAAAAAACTTTCTGCTGAATATAGTACCTTGCCTATTTTAGGTACAGCACCTGTCGTTGCTGCAGCTGATGTTGCTGGTCACACGAAAAAAATGTCCCAGGATACGACCAAAAGCAATACAAGCGATGACAAGGCCTTAAACTATGCAGCACAACAGGCCGCGAGCCTCGGTAGCCAACTTCAGTCTCGCTCACTGAACGGAGACTATGCGAAAGATACAGCCCTTAGTATGGCTGGTAACCAAGCCTCATCCCAGATGCAGGCTTGGTTACAGCATTATGGAACGGCAGAGGTTAATCTGCAGAGCGGTAATAACTTTGATGGCAGTTCACTGGACTTCTTATTACCGTTCTATGATACTGAAAATATGCTGGCATTTGGTCAGGTTGGAGCGCGTTATATTGACTCTCGCTTTACGGCAAACTTAGGGGCTGGTCAGCGTTTTTTCCTTCCTGAAAATATGTTGGGCTATAACGTCTTCATTGATCAGGATTTTTCTGGTAACAATACCCGCTTAGGAATCGGCGGTGAATATTGGCGAGACTATTTTAAAAGTAGCGTTAACGGCTATTTCCGCATGAGCGGTTGGCATGAGTCATACAATAAGAAAGACTATGATGAGCGCCCGGCAAATGGTTTCGATATTCGCTTTAACGGCTACTTACCATCATATCCTGCATTAGGTGGCAAGCTGATGTATGAGCAGTATTATGGTGATAATGTTGCTTTGTTTAATGCCGATAAGCTGTATTCGAATCCTGGTGCGGTGACAGTTGGTGTCAACTACACTCCGATTCCTTTGGTGACGATGGGGATTGATTATCGTCATGGTACAGGTAATGAAAATGATCTCCTGTACTCAATGCAGTTCCATTATCAATTTGATAAACCATGGTCTCAACAAATTGAGCCACAGTATGTTAACGAGTTAAGAACATTATCAGGCAGCCGTTACGATCTGGTACAGCGTAATAACAACATTATTCTGGATTACAAAAAGCAGGATATTCTTTCTATGAATATTCCGCATAATATTAATGGTACTGAACACAGTACGCATAAGATCCAATTGATCGTTAAGAGTAAGTACGGTCTTGAGCGTATCGTATGGGATGACAGTACATTACGCACTCAGGGTGGTCAGATTCAGCATAGCGGAAGCCAAAGCGCACAAGATTATCAGGCTATTTTGCCTGCTTATGTGCAAGGCGGTAGCAATGTTTATAAAGTGACCGCTCGCGCCTATGACCGTAATGGAAATAGCTCTAACAATGTACAGCTTACTATTACCGTTCTGTCGAATGGTCAAGTAGTCGACAAGGTTGGGATAACGAACTTTACGGCGGATAAGACATCGGCTAAAGCGGATAATGCGGATACCATTACTTATACCGCGACTGTGAAAAAGAATGGGGTAGCTCAGGCTAATGTCCCTGTTTCATTTAATATTGTTTCAGGAACTGCAACTTTAAGTGCCAAGAGTGCCAATACTAATAGTAGCGGTAAGGCGACTGTAACGCTGAAATCAGACAAGCCGGGCCAGGTAGTTGTGTCAGCTAAAACAGCGGAGATGACTTCAGCACTTAATGCCAATGCGGTTATATTTGTTGATCAAACCAAAGCCAGCATTACTGAGATTAAGGTTGATAAGACAATAGCGACGGCAGACAATAAGGATACTATTGAATACACAGTTAAAGTGATGAAGGGTGGGAATCCTATTTCTGGTCAAAAAGTGACCTTCTCTAAGGATTTTGGGACCCTAAATAAGACTGAAGCAACAACCGATCAGAATGGTTATGCTACTGTAAAATTGTCATCCGGAACTCCGGGTAAGGCTATAGTTAGCGCAAAAGTGAGTGAGGTAAATACAGAAGTTAAGGCCGCCACTGTTGAATTTTTTGCCCCACTGAGTATCGATGGCAATAAAGTGACTGTAATTGGTACTGGTGTCACTGGTTCTTTGCCAAAGAACTGGTTACAGTATGGTCAGGTTAAGCTACAGGCAACAGGAGGCAACGGGAAATATACATGGAAATCCAGTAATACTAAAATTGCTTCTGTTGATAATTCGGGAGTGATAACTTTAAATGAGAAAGGCAGTGCTACAATTACTGTAGTATCGGGTGATAATCAGAGTGCGACATATACAATTAATACACCAGACAATATTATAATAGCGGTGGATAAAATTAATCGGATGGCGTATTCTGAGGCAGAAAGCAGGTGTCAAGCAATTAGTTCAAATTTAGCACAGTCAAAAAGCGTATTGGAAAATATATATTCTAAATGGGGAGCCGCGAATAAATATCCTTATTATTCGAGTTCTAATTCATTGACAGCTTGGATTAAGCAATCTACTTCTGATTCTGCATCAGGTGTATCAAATACATATGATTTAGTTACAACAAACTCTTTGACAAATGTTAAAGCAACAGATAAAAATGCTTTTGCAGTTTGTGTAAAATAG
- a CDS encoding T3SS effector protein Map encodes MFNPTAMVGRALAQAATQTLRPVVTKAATQAGMGASGMRFVPVQSNLMINHDKLTAQLLKAVAKQTGNGDTQQWFRQEQITFISKTVNKTVDDYCINNNSTINKETKQHIFKAVESVIQQPLDINCAQSSISHFLQSNKYFNKIVDEQCGKGVDPITRFNTQTKMIDDVSCELFEKNFNSTKVSDIKAITQSVIADCVQDTRL; translated from the coding sequence ATGTTTAATCCAACGGCAATGGTCGGTAGAGCGTTAGCTCAGGCGGCTACACAAACTCTTAGACCAGTGGTAACAAAGGCTGCAACACAAGCGGGCATGGGAGCCAGCGGTATGAGGTTCGTACCTGTGCAGTCGAACCTTATGATTAATCATGACAAACTGACTGCTCAGCTACTAAAGGCCGTGGCCAAACAAACTGGTAATGGTGATACTCAGCAATGGTTCCGGCAGGAGCAGATTACTTTTATATCCAAAACGGTAAACAAAACTGTGGATGACTATTGCATAAATAATAATTCGACAATTAATAAGGAGACTAAACAGCACATTTTTAAAGCGGTTGAAAGCGTGATACAGCAGCCTCTTGATATAAATTGTGCACAATCATCAATCAGTCACTTTTTGCAATCTAATAAATATTTTAATAAGATAGTTGATGAGCAGTGCGGTAAAGGAGTGGATCCTATTACACGTTTTAACACTCAGACTAAGATGATAGACGATGTCTCATGCGAACTGTTTGAAAAGAATTTTAACTCCACGAAAGTGAGCGATATCAAAGCTATAACGCAGAGTGTGATTGCAGATTGTGTGCAGGATACCAGGCTGTAG
- a CDS encoding DUF1106 domain-containing protein, whose translation MTRVSLKRNLIEPVSFRPLDDWSQGEENFNDILNRMKKRSPDTLFIRMASLWKKLFYFPGKRRRYFEQEEHSFSIICGRLRGIVVTFKCSKGIIYLSIKVNPNNSKHILLYNKKEYIFDKLKELFPDEAIEFSIEYEN comes from the coding sequence TTGACTAGAGTTTCTCTAAAAAGAAATTTGATAGAGCCTGTTTCTTTTCGGCCATTAGATGACTGGTCACAAGGAGAAGAAAATTTTAATGATATTCTTAATCGTATGAAAAAAAGATCGCCAGATACTTTGTTCATACGAATGGCTTCTTTATGGAAGAAATTGTTTTACTTCCCTGGCAAACGGCGGCGATATTTTGAACAAGAGGAGCACTCGTTTAGTATCATATGTGGAAGATTACGTGGTATTGTTGTAACATTTAAATGTAGTAAGGGAATAATTTATCTTTCTATTAAAGTAAACCCTAATAACAGTAAACACATTTTATTATATAATAAAAAAGAGTATATTTTTGATAAATTAAAAGAGCTCTTTCCAGATGAAGCCATTGAATTCTCAATCGAATATGAAAATTAA
- a CDS encoding type III secretion system chaperone: MNEQFLTDLAHTFGITLEEPTDALAFHDNDGHEWILECAPQSEILFFYCYLSNTEPEQMNKILEINSNREMLGMFFLSLKENKVLLNIAFPANKIDITEFTNLMENGYIIKKEIINSFLL; encoded by the coding sequence ATGAATGAACAATTTCTCACAGATCTTGCACATACGTTTGGGATAACACTTGAAGAGCCAACGGACGCCCTTGCTTTTCATGACAACGACGGTCATGAGTGGATACTGGAATGCGCACCTCAATCAGAAATTTTGTTTTTTTATTGTTACCTATCAAATACTGAGCCAGAACAAATGAATAAAATATTAGAAATAAATAGCAACCGAGAAATGCTTGGTATGTTTTTTCTATCATTAAAAGAAAATAAAGTGCTTTTAAATATTGCATTTCCCGCAAACAAAATAGACATAACGGAATTTACTAACTTAATGGAAAATGGATATATAATAAAAAAAGAAATAATAAACTCTTTTTTACTATAA
- the cesT gene encoding type III secretion system LEE chaperone CesT: MSSRSELLLERFAEKIGIGTISFNENRLCSFVIDEIYYISLSDTNDEYMMIYGVCGKFPTDNPNFALEILNANLWFAENGGPYLCYESGAQSLLLALRFPLDDVTPEKLENEIEVVVKSMENLYLVLHNQGITLENEHMKIEEISSNDNKHYYAGR; encoded by the coding sequence ATGTCATCAAGATCTGAACTTTTATTAGAAAGATTTGCAGAAAAAATCGGTATTGGAACTATTTCATTTAATGAAAACAGATTGTGTTCTTTTGTTATTGATGAAATCTATTATATCTCGTTATCTGACACTAATGACGAATATATGATGATCTATGGTGTCTGCGGGAAATTCCCGACAGATAATCCTAACTTCGCTCTTGAGATTTTAAATGCAAACTTATGGTTTGCAGAGAATGGTGGACCATATCTATGTTATGAGTCAGGAGCACAATCGTTGTTGTTAGCGTTACGTTTCCCTCTCGATGACGTTACACCTGAAAAACTTGAGAATGAAATAGAAGTCGTCGTTAAGTCAATGGAAAACCTGTACCTGGTATTACATAATCAGGGAATAACATTAGAAAATGAACATATGAAAATAGAGGAAATTAGTTCAAACGATAATAAACATTATTACGCCGGAAGATAA
- the escV gene encoding type III secretion system LEE export apparatus protein EscV — translation MNKLLNVFEKVESYHDLILALFFFMAVMMMIIPLPTVVVDIIIAINISTALLLLMLSIYIKNPLELTSFPTILLITTLMRLSLSVSTTRLILLHHDAGDIIYSFGNFVVGGNIVVGLVIFTIITIVQFMVITKGAERVAEVSARFSLDGMPGKQMSIDGDMRAGVIDPLEAKVLRSRVQKESQFYGSMDGAMKFVKGDAIAGIIIVLVNLFGGVLIGMWQFDMPFSEALSLFSVLSVGDALVAQIPALIISVTAGVVVTRVPGESEKEENLAGDIIQQVSVNSRPFLISAALMLVMAIIPGFPTLVFLFLAVCLLGIAWKLQKKRAFGSTNSKDSLGGDLSNSQNVSPGAEPLILNLSNNIYSADITQQIEVVRWGFFEESGIPLPKIIVNPIKNNDSVVEFLLYQESIYKDTLTKDTVYFEAGHGDISFEFVQEKISINSIVYKTNEANQQLAHLSGMNVYSETNDKITFLLKKLVLSNAKEFIGVQETRYLMDIMERKYNELVKELQRQLGLSKIVDILQRLVEENISIRDLRTIFETLIFWSTKEKDVVILCEYVRIALRRHILGRYSVRGTILNVWLIGSDIENELRESIRQTSSGSYLNISPERSEQIIGFLKNIVNPTSNGVILTALDIRRYVKKMIEGSFPSVPVLSFQEVGNNIELKVLGTVNDFRA, via the coding sequence ATGAATAAACTCTTAAATGTATTTGAAAAAGTAGAGTCATATCACGATCTTATTCTGGCTCTCTTCTTCTTTATGGCTGTAATGATGATGATTATTCCACTGCCAACAGTTGTGGTGGATATCATTATCGCGATTAATATCTCGACAGCTTTACTTTTATTAATGCTCTCAATCTATATAAAAAATCCTCTTGAGCTAACTTCTTTTCCAACAATTCTGTTGATTACGACGTTGATGCGCCTGTCACTCAGTGTCAGTACCACCAGACTTATTCTTTTGCATCATGATGCGGGTGACATTATTTACTCCTTCGGTAACTTTGTTGTTGGCGGTAACATTGTTGTTGGCCTGGTTATTTTTACAATTATCACCATTGTACAATTTATGGTTATTACAAAAGGGGCTGAGCGCGTTGCTGAAGTGAGTGCTCGTTTCTCCCTGGATGGTATGCCAGGGAAACAAATGAGTATTGATGGTGATATGCGTGCAGGCGTTATCGATCCGCTTGAGGCAAAAGTTCTTCGTTCCCGTGTACAAAAAGAAAGCCAGTTCTATGGCTCAATGGACGGGGCGATGAAGTTTGTAAAAGGGGACGCTATCGCTGGTATCATCATTGTTTTAGTTAACTTGTTTGGTGGCGTTCTCATTGGTATGTGGCAGTTTGACATGCCATTTAGTGAGGCACTTAGCCTGTTTTCTGTATTGTCGGTTGGTGATGCCCTGGTTGCTCAGATCCCTGCGCTTATTATTTCTGTAACTGCGGGGGTGGTTGTTACTCGTGTTCCCGGTGAAAGCGAAAAAGAAGAAAACCTTGCAGGGGATATTATTCAGCAAGTTTCTGTTAATAGTCGTCCATTTTTGATCAGTGCTGCATTGATGCTTGTAATGGCGATTATCCCTGGTTTTCCTACGTTGGTCTTCTTGTTTTTGGCCGTTTGTTTGCTGGGTATTGCCTGGAAATTGCAGAAAAAAAGAGCATTTGGATCTACCAATAGTAAAGATTCGCTGGGAGGCGATTTGTCGAATAGCCAAAATGTCTCTCCAGGCGCCGAGCCATTAATTTTAAACTTAAGTAATAATATTTATAGTGCAGATATTACACAGCAAATTGAGGTTGTACGTTGGGGTTTCTTTGAAGAAAGTGGAATCCCATTGCCTAAGATTATTGTTAATCCGATAAAAAATAATGATAGTGTAGTGGAATTTTTGCTCTATCAAGAGTCAATATACAAAGATACACTGACCAAAGATACTGTTTATTTTGAAGCCGGACACGGAGATATATCATTTGAGTTTGTTCAGGAAAAAATTTCGATTAACTCTATCGTATATAAAACGAATGAGGCTAACCAACAGCTAGCTCATCTTTCAGGTATGAATGTGTATTCAGAAACAAATGATAAGATAACATTTTTGTTAAAGAAACTTGTATTATCTAACGCCAAAGAGTTTATTGGTGTACAAGAAACTCGTTATCTGATGGACATCATGGAGAGAAAATATAACGAGCTTGTGAAAGAACTCCAACGCCAGCTTGGTCTGAGCAAAATTGTCGACATTCTTCAGCGGCTTGTAGAGGAAAATATCTCAATTAGAGATCTTCGAACTATCTTTGAGACACTTATCTTTTGGTCAACAAAAGAAAAAGATGTGGTTATCTTATGTGAATACGTTCGTATTGCTCTCCGTCGGCATATTTTAGGCCGCTATAGTGTTCGTGGTACTATTCTGAATGTTTGGCTTATAGGTTCTGATATTGAAAATGAGCTGCGGGAGTCGATTAGACAAACGTCATCAGGTTCGTATCTGAATATCTCCCCGGAACGGAGTGAGCAGATAATTGGCTTCTTGAAAAATATCGTGAATCCAACGAGTAACGGCGTCATTCTGACCGCTTTAGATATCAGGCGTTATGTGAAGAAAATGATTGAAGGTTCGTTCCCGTCAGTACCCGTGCTCTCTTTTCAGGAAGTTGGTAATAATATCGAACTGAAAGTATTAGGAACGGTAAATGATTTCAGAGCATAA
- a CDS encoding type III secretion system protein SepQ: MKPLNSQSNMKINDFYLPLLPVIGIGRLYITSEGHACHAYFREVSGNGFRFTLAYSGYEGCFWVSEEQLIQWCHELFPYSDSRLIPEDTIKLMLLWAIHATLPEDDASVDDVQFTTLNKDIYPVIENNNGKNRLNVIILETTVQSLQYLINDNWQLVPHSNTLFFDGYIAPGWTDYPITKLSIGDSLRLYHVDDSQERKCWLVINNPLATVKLSDNNLSVTDVQAADPLCIISNETVMNRIYCAIGTINVDIHKLRNLKKDDTIGSVGYHLFGGGRLIRNNTIIAYGTIIKINEDFYFNISVVCD, encoded by the coding sequence ATGAAGCCATTGAATTCTCAATCGAATATGAAAATTAATGATTTTTACTTACCATTATTACCTGTCATAGGAATCGGTCGCCTCTATATTACGTCCGAAGGGCATGCTTGCCATGCATATTTTCGTGAGGTCAGCGGTAATGGTTTTCGTTTCACGTTGGCATACTCGGGCTATGAGGGGTGTTTTTGGGTATCAGAAGAGCAGCTTATTCAGTGGTGCCATGAGTTATTCCCGTATAGCGATAGTAGATTGATTCCCGAAGATACGATAAAACTCATGCTCCTATGGGCAATACACGCAACATTACCAGAAGATGATGCGTCAGTTGATGATGTTCAATTTACGACGTTAAATAAAGATATTTATCCGGTAATAGAAAATAATAATGGTAAAAACAGACTTAATGTAATTATTCTTGAAACGACGGTACAAAGTTTACAATATCTGATTAATGATAATTGGCAATTAGTTCCGCATTCTAATACTCTTTTTTTTGATGGTTATATCGCACCTGGATGGACTGATTATCCAATTACAAAATTGAGTATTGGTGATAGTTTAAGACTCTATCATGTTGATGATAGTCAAGAGAGAAAATGTTGGCTTGTTATTAATAACCCTTTGGCAACCGTAAAGTTAAGTGATAATAATTTGTCTGTTACGGATGTTCAGGCCGCGGATCCGTTATGTATTATCAGCAACGAGACTGTAATGAATCGTATTTATTGTGCGATTGGTACAATAAATGTCGATATACATAAATTGCGGAATTTAAAAAAAGATGATACTATAGGTTCTGTCGGATATCATCTTTTCGGTGGGGGGCGGTTAATACGGAATAATACAATAATAGCATATGGAACTATTATAAAAATCAATGAGGATTTTTATTTTAATATTAGCGTAGTATGTGATTAA
- the tir gene encoding type III secretion system LEE translocated intimin receptor Tir, with protein sequence MPIGNLGNNNISNNLIPPAPPLPSQTDGATRGNGSSLISSTGSLGSRLLFSPLRSSIVDTVDSRDVPGLPEHPLRFATSETCLHGGFEVLHDKGPLDTLNQKIGSSVFRVEQQPDGTHAAIGVKDGVEVSVTLNSSELQSLQSLDTEGNGRFVFTGGRGGSGHAMVTVASDISQAREKIIAKLDPDNHGGRQPKDIDTRSVGVGSASGMGDGVVSETHTSTTTSSVRSDPKFWVSVGAIAAGLAGLAATGIVQAVALTPAPDDPTTTDPDEAANAAEAATKDQLTKEAFQNPDNQKVNIDELGNAIPSGELKDDVVAQIADQAKVAGEQARQQAVESNAQAQQRHDDQQAKRQQELDLSSGIGYGLSSALIVGGGIGAGVTAMLHRRNPPTEQTIATTHSVIQQQTGGNTRAQGGADTTGVENASLTRRDSQASVASTQWSDTSGDVVNPYAEGWMSRNNPSLLAPEEPIYDEVAPDPNYSVIQHFSGNNPVTGRLVGSPGQGIQSTYALLASSGGLRLGMGGLTGGGESAGSAANAATTPGVERFV encoded by the coding sequence ATGCCTATTGGTAATCTTGGTAATAATAATATAAGTAACAATTTAATTCCGCCTGCGCCGCCACTACCGTCACAAACAGACGGCGCGACAAGGGGGAATGGTAGTAGTCTTATTAGCTCTACAGGATCATTGGGATCTCGTTTATTATTTTCTCCCCTGAGAAGTTCTATCGTTGATACTGTTGATTCCAGAGATGTTCCAGGGCTTCCTGAACATCCATTGCGTTTTGCGACATCAGAGACATGTTTGCATGGGGGATTTGAGGTTCTTCATGATAAGGGACCACTTGATACTCTAAATCAGAAAATTGGATCCTCTGTATTTCGTGTTGAACAGCAGCCAGATGGTACCCATGCTGCTATTGGGGTAAAAGATGGTGTAGAGGTTAGCGTTACATTAAATTCTAGTGAATTGCAAAGCTTGCAATCTCTTGACACTGAAGGTAACGGTCGATTTGTTTTCACCGGGGGACGTGGTGGTAGTGGGCATGCCATGGTCACTGTTGCATCAGATATCTCGCAAGCTCGTGAGAAAATAATAGCTAAGTTAGATCCAGACAACCATGGAGGAAGACAACCTAAGGACATTGATACACGTTCTGTTGGTGTCGGAAGTGCTTCAGGAATGGGAGATGGAGTTGTTAGCGAAACTCATACTTCAACAACAACTTCAAGTGTTCGTTCAGATCCTAAATTCTGGGTTTCTGTTGGCGCAATTGCTGCTGGTTTAGCGGGGCTGGCAGCTACAGGTATTGTTCAGGCGGTTGCTTTGACACCAGCTCCGGATGATCCTACAACCACAGATCCTGATGAAGCCGCAAATGCTGCAGAAGCTGCGACAAAAGATCAGTTAACGAAGGAGGCGTTCCAGAATCCTGATAATCAGAAAGTTAACATTGATGAGCTCGGAAATGCAATTCCGTCGGGTGAGTTAAAAGATGATGTTGTTGCGCAAATAGCAGATCAGGCTAAAGTGGCGGGTGAACAGGCCAGACAGCAAGCTGTTGAAAGCAATGCACAGGCGCAGCAGCGGCATGATGATCAGCAGGCTAAACGTCAGCAGGAATTGGATCTCTCATCAGGTATTGGTTACGGCCTCAGTAGTGCATTGATTGTTGGTGGGGGGATTGGTGCTGGTGTTACGGCTATGCTCCATAGACGAAATCCGCCGACAGAACAGACAATAGCTACTACACATTCGGTTATTCAGCAGCAGACCGGGGGAAATACTCGAGCACAAGGCGGCGCTGACACCACTGGAGTGGAAAACGCTTCTCTGACTAGACGTGATTCGCAGGCTAGTGTTGCATCGACCCAATGGTCAGATACCTCTGGCGATGTGGTGAATCCGTATGCTGAAGGTTGGATGTCCAGGAATAATCCATCGCTTCTCGCTCCAGAAGAGCCTATTTATGATGAAGTCGCTCCGGATCCTAACTATAGCGTTATTCAGCATTTTTCAGGGAATAATCCTGTGACTGGGCGGTTAGTAGGATCTCCTGGGCAGGGTATCCAAAGCACTTATGCGCTTCTCGCAAGCAGCGGTGGATTGCGATTAGGTATGGGAGGATTGACTGGGGGAGGTGAGAGCGCAGGGAGCGCTGCGAATGCCGCTACAACACCGGGAGTTGAACGTTTCGTCTAA